In Notolabrus celidotus isolate fNotCel1 chromosome 22, fNotCel1.pri, whole genome shotgun sequence, the genomic stretch ATGTTCACCATGCCTGTGGTCTATGAGAAACACCAGGTATGTATCTGAGCGTCATGATAACTCCCATCGAGCCTGATGCAGGACATTCAGTCCAGTTTGTAACCTGTCGTTTTCTCTCTGTTACTAGGCGCAGATTGATCAATATGTAGGACTAATACGGACCCAGGTCAACTCTGTGGTGGGGAAGTGAGTGATTGccattcagatttttttgttcaaagatCTCAAGAGAAAATCAGGAAGCACATGCTGGTCACAAATCTGCGGAGAAGTCATTATCGACTGGGGGATTCTTGTATCTCAAAAGAGACCTTAACCAAACCCTGATTTCGGCAGTAGAGCTGCTCAGGGACAAAGTGATAAGACAGTATTTAAACTGTGAAGCTTCCAAGACACTGTTAAACTAATCAAGTCTgtttaatgtaaataataaacCACAGTTCCTCCAATGCTGGCTGTACGGCTTGAAGACTGCTTTAGCATTTTAGGGAAATATGCTGTGGACAAAAAACTGATTTATATTCTTCAGCTCTGGTACATCAGTAAACTTTAGAATTAGTCCTGTAGTGtgtaaagagtttttttttgatGCCATAACGTTTTTTCAGACCAGCCTCCATTAGTTTTCCAATTTTAGTCAGATTTCAAGAGCTGGATGTGCAGACTGCCATAAAAAGAGAAATTAGAAAACAGCGGGAAGTTAGGATAAGCACAACTTAATCTAGGATAAATATCTGGTTGGGTATGTGGgattaaagtctgttttctctgtacAGGATCCAAGCCAAGATCCCCGGGGCCAAGAGGAAGGAGGAGTAAGAACCGTCTGTCTCACCGTGAAGCGGACAGTCCAGTCCAGCTCGGAGTCAGGCAGCGCGCTCACTGTTGAAGAGCCTGGTCATCATCTGTGGGGCTTAGTGCTATGTCATCTTGGTGTTCTCTAAAAGCATCCACTGGAGAAGCCGTCACCctgtctatagcagtctaaacactaacacacacaccgtCACACGTTCATAATCCTGTTTCTAGCTAGACGAGAACACAAAAAACGaaagaaacagactttttttgtGTTGCTTATTATAAAGTGCATGAAGTCGAGCCTTGGGTAAACGATATTTGATATCTTTTGTGCAGTTTTTAATTCATGCTACATTTTGCTTTGCAGTGCTTACCACAAACTGAACGGTTTGGCACAAAAAAGCTAAATGCCCTCAGACGTGCTCTGCTGCCGATGTTAAATACTGCTTCATGTTTCTGAGTTAGCAGACAGGGCTTCTCTCAGTATATGtcaatatataaaaatatcaaaaatgatTTCCTTTTGGTGTTTCCaagcacaaaataatttaacaatatGCGTCTTAGATGTGGTAATGTAGGGTTTTTGCTTTTGTATAACCATAAGGAACAAAACACACGCTCATGTTTTAGGTACTGTTGTACAACTACTATGAAGACAAGGAGTATCTGGTGATATTTAGCTTGTTTGAATAACTGTCCAACTTTGTACTATGTTCAACTATACTCTGTAGTTCTTTAGACCCTGGACTCTTTAACTATTTGCACTCTCACTATGTATTTAATTAcaagaataagaaaaataaatgtacctTGATGTATAACATCTCCTCAGCTGCTTTCCTGATGACTTCACATTTATAAGACGTCAGTGAAGAGTTTGTGTGCAACACCCTGGCTAAGTTTGAGGTGATAACACTTTGGATGGGAGACCTGGAATGATGAGCTATAAATACAAGCCAATGAATTCTGGCACAGACGCTCCACGTAGTAGGAGTTCAGttagagagtgtgtatgtgtgttcagaCTATTTTAGCTTGACTCCAGGGTCACAATGAGACTATGTTTGAATGAAGAGTGATTGACAAGCCTCATCTGTTGCAAACAACTATTTTTAATAGTCCACTGCACAAGAACTGAACCTCAGCAGCCCCTCATCCAAACAGGAAATAACTTCTTCTGTCATTTTTGGAACATCAATGAACAAATTTGGGCTTTTGCTGCTGCCTTTAAAACTTTGGGATAATCTGAACTTCAAATATATTACCTTTCTGAATGACATTAAATCAAATTGTCATAGTCAGACATTGAACGGTTCTGCTAAACAAaagtgcaaacaaaaaaaacagttttcttaGCTGTTGAGGAGGGTGACAGGATGGAGCTGGAGAACACCTCTGTTCTTTGCCCTTCCAGGCTCTACATTAGCCATCTTCAGAGCAGGATCCACCTGCAggttcaaaacacacacatttaaaaacccaCCAAGCTAAGCTGTGCACATAAAACAGCATAAGAAGGATAACCAGCAATTCAAATGTAGCAACTAATATGTGCGGGAGCTATCGTGTACATACCTGGTTCCACTTCCCGAATTTCTCATAGAGATGCGGGGAGACAGCTTCCCTTGATGGTGACTTGATGAAAAGTCTGAAAcgtataataaaaacatataaaatatgtttcaCTCATATTGTAACTGAACTGATTTCAGTGGCTCTACGTGTGTGACCTGGTGAGACGGTCCTGGCATTCCTCCTGCAGTTGGGCGATCCTTTCAGGCCCCAGATGTTGAGTGCCAGAGGACCCTCCACACACTAAGCGGTTCACAGTCCCTCTCAGAAGATTTATctaaaagacaaataaacacagaacCAATTATTAGAACCAAAAGGAAGAGCTTCATTATGTGAGACTGGGATTGGAGCTCTGCAGTAATAGATTCAGGGCTGTAGATCATTAAAATGCCAGCGCAATCACAACGTACGGCATGaaagtttagtttttctttagcactagtttttcttttacttaTACTTTATTATTACGAGCTGTTGGGATGCCGAGTCTAAAGAAAAATCATAAGAGGTGAAAAGGTTGAAAATAAATCTGTCCTTGTGGAGACATATCACTTGTCAGACACTCTAATGCCCTGAAGCCACCCTCTTCCTCTGCCAGCCCGGTGACAGCTGTTACCTCAGTCATGTCTTCAACATCAAACTTGAGGTCAAAGGCGAGCTCAATGTCGCGCTCAGGTAAGATGCCCTCCTGTGATTGACTGTTCCAGCCCAAGCCACAGAGGGCGCCGGTATAGCAGGTCCTCTCTTCATTAGTGCTATAAAACAAGGAGGAAGGCATGAACATCCCGGTTTTTATCATTTCTGTCTTTGAGGTGTGAAGTTCAAAGTCTGTTTGTTTACCGTAGCTCCATGATGGGGGTGAAGAGCATGGTGACAAGTGCGGGCAGTCCAGGGATGTCTGGCATGATGGAGGTGTCTCTCAGCAGGATCCGTGTTCCTGCAACAAAACCAAAACTTTCACTACTCTAATAACTGATGTGGAGAGTAATGATGATCATTAGCTTAGGCATGCAGTTAAAGCATAATACACATAATTTCAGGCTttgtcaataataaaggagataatttacagtaatggcaagaaatacagctcaaaagagcatctttggaaagccacaCAATgtgcagctcacagtgtcagcagagaagtcatcagaaacctcactaaatctgtttaccagtgacctctgactcTCATTGAAAGAAAAGGAGCTTTTAATGGAcgtttgagaaacactttagatttgaaatgtttcaaagacactaacacttttatttgtatacaaatgtaaagaaaactgttcttTTAGTtgaagtaaatattattattttcaatcaatagaacattaaaaatggtACCTAGTTTTTAAATTTCGCAAGTTATatactcttatcaccaacttacataataatttggcacactcatttctgcagattcggaatttatttaaaaatacagctgagaaaagcatcattttaatcacacagttgaaaaaatgttattcactatctgacttcctaacaaatttgaaaacgactgttaacatagtttttaaaatattcacaaaaatgcaacttgcatcaTAATTTGGAACAAGGTGTATATGCAGTCATTTTCTTCAATGgtagtaaaaaatataaatgagtgCAGTTTTAAACAGCACATGGGTGCACATGAGTTTGTCAATGAGATGTTGGATCATGTACCTGAAGCATTGACAGAGACGGTCCCAGCCACCAGCATCCTCTGATGTTTATACTGAGGGTTTTCATTCACGGCCACTGAGTTGATGCTGCTCTTCTCGACGTGCACCGTCCTGCAGGAGGACACACTCATAAACAAAAGGAGGGCAGGGCACTGACAACCTGCAAGTTCATCTTCCACTTGAGGTACGCAATGCTTACTTGTACAAGGTCTGTTCATGCAAGCGGCGAAATTGGACCTTATTGGCACTGTTGGGTCCGTGCAGAACGGCCTGTAGTGTTATAAAGAAGGATGCAGTCAGACACATGATGTATTCATGCGGTCACTGTGAGTCAGTCAGTTTCAGTCACCATGTCGTCATTGTTGTGCTTATCAGACAGATTAGGTGTGTCTGAACATATAACACATGAAGAGCCGCTAGAATGGCTCCATCTGCTGGACAAACTGAGACGAACACAGAGTGCAAACTAGATGACATAATCCATCTAATAACAGAATATCAGCAGTTTACACTTCATCCTCCAAACTGATTCTTTTAACAGTTTCCTCTTCAAGGTAGAGGAAGCAGTTTATTTTAGAAAGACTTACTTCTTGTTAATGAATCCTTTCAACAATCAATGAAAACAAAcgcatacaaaaaaaaagaaacaaaaccagTTCAGTATCAGTGTCTCTACGAATGACATGACCAGATGACTTACCTGCTTATTTATTCATACATTAGTCATTCATCTTCATATTTTTAGGATTTGAGTATGGGGTCTCTTGCCTTTGCTTTGGCACAGGGCTGGCGACTCTTGGAGAAGTGATCGAGCAGACCATTGATGACttgcttctcctcttttttgcGGTCTTTCCAGGAGCTGCTGACTGAGTTAGGGACGTAAGTACCTGCTTCCATGTCTCTGTAGAGAGTTGTCAGTGCCTCATGGTTTGTCTGCGAGAGGTAATGACAATTATGACTGAGGTAATTTTTCATAAAGGGTTGATGTAGCAGACGGTTAATAGTCTAGGCCCCAGGACTCACATAGATTTTTTAAGATTCACGCCCTGATTACATTTAGACAAAAGTAAAGCTGGACACTTTATCTAACCACGCCATCTGCTGGACGAAGTCAGTACTGCGGTTTCAAAAGTTAACATTTAACAGCGTCATTATGTGGGCAACGtaataaacacacaacacacaaatcaTTTAGTGTGACAGCAATTAAGTAGTGTAGTCTCCTGgtctttttaaagatgtttctaCAGGTGTTGTgatgatttgtatttgttaAAGCTGAAGGCAGAGACCTTTGCTCTCGTGGTTTAAGTGCCCCTCTATCTACAGAGACTATAATACTGATCACATCGGTCACAGATTCAACTCCCAGCCACAACCCTTCGCTGCATGTCTTGCtctactctctgctcccctcgattcctttctctcttcacctGTTATATcgataaaggaaaaaaatcaatttagaaaaaaacaaacccctCTGTAGGATGCACAGTGTCAGCTGTGATATTGAAACGACACACTAAGGTGAGTAATTATTTGAAGTATGGCATGTTATGACTGAACTCTTTCTGTTGGCACACTGCCTAATAAATCAAAGTGGGACGGCTGCAGCGTCACCTTGGAGTCAAAGCTTTCTTCAGCCTTCACAGCATGTCCTTCTTCCACCAGGATGTCCAGCACACTGGtgtttgttgtctctgtgttgATGTGCAGCTGCACTCGCATGACACCATGGAGGATGGAATACAGTGACACCAAGAGCGATTGATCTTTCACCAGAGTGCTGAAGCGGTTGCGGGCTCGGGAGCTCCACTGGTTCCCCAGGATAATGGACTGGGCTGAAGGACGCATTTCAATGACTTGGAACTCCTGAGCCTGAGACCACGAGCAGAGTGTTGATTTGTTAGAGTATGAACAGAGGAGTGGATGAGTGTGCATGGTCTGTAAGAACAGTCAAAGTATTTGCTACCTGGAATGGGTGGGACAGGATTTCAGACGGGATTTCCTTGAGGTTGCTGATGTCAACAACTGCTGTGTTGCCGAAGTCCAAGAAGAACACCTGAAGGAGGACAACATATCCTGAACATGAAGTGACACATTTTtccaaaaagacaagaaaatgagCTGCGTTATAAGAACATAGAATGGGTTCACTTTATTATTACCAGAGACCTGAGCTATATTTACCTCCACTGTATTTCCCCGGATGTGCAGGATCTTGGCCCGGTAGTACATGTTCTGCTCATTGGCTTCAGAATAAGGAGCCAGACACAGCAGGTTCGGGTAGAGGGACACGGTTACAGGTTGCAGCGTTTGCATGTTTATCTCCCCTGTCAATCTGCGCTGCTTTTCCAAGCTGGCTTCGTCTGCCTGGAAGCCCCAGAAATTCCCCACGTCCAACACCTACAGCAGAGATCAGAGGAGAGATAGGACACCTCAGTTAAAGAATCAGACATTTAGGCTGAATCAGGAGTCAAGTTAAGTCAAgccaaatgtatttataaagcacattttaaaacacagcagaagctgaccaaagtgctgtacaatacatacaaaaagagacaaacagacaacaagGAAAGCGCAGCATTGGGAATTGAAACCTATTCAGGGCgagaggactcaaatgctaaaatataagtGTGTTTTGAGGCAAGTCTTAAAAGAGTCGACAGTCGATTGAAGAGGGGAGGCTGTTTCAAAGATGTGGGGCCTTGACACTAAAAGCGcccttcagtttatattttgaccggggaactgccaggagacccatgtcagaagacctcagaggcctggaggttttgtaagggctcaggaggtcagttatTTAAGGTggggccagaccattcagagctttgaaaaaaaaaagctaaattttGAAATAAATTCTAAAGCGAATttgaagccagtggagggaagccAAGACGGGGCTTATGTGATCCCTCTTCCTGGAACCAGTCAGAAGCCTGGCTGCAGCGTTCTGGACCAACTGCAGGCGGGACAAGGCCGACTGACTGATTCCAGAATATAGGGAGTTACAATAGTCAATAGTCATGTATTACTATTTCAAGGTCATTTTAAGAAAGAAattgttttaactttaagaTGGTTCTGAGCTGGAAGAAACTATTTAGGAGGACTTAACCTCTGTAGGACCATGATAACTATAAAGGACTCACCTCAGTGATGTTAACCACAAACAAGCGGTGGTTAGGCAGTGCGTCTGGGTCAATGGAGCTGCTCACAACTCCAACCGGAGAAACAGAATGGCTCTGGAGGTCAACATTAACCCTGCTCAGcaaaagcaaacagagcaggacttCAGCATAATGAATATattcaatttcacttccttcaAGCTGAGAATGATGTGGAAAACTGCATTCATCCTGCTtgcatgatacattttattcagtCACATTGTAAATAAGAGTGAAACATCTGGAAAGTAATAAATGAGAATGGTATAATGTATAATATGTATCACGGTGTTGATGTCGGGTAGCTAAAAATGTGCCAGGTCACTCATGTACCCACCTCCCAGATGGAGAGGGAAGAACCTGGTGTGGTTTCTACCTGAAAGAAAAGACTCCTACAGAGCGCTAGGATGTCAGATTAAATCAAGACTCAGTTCAGGAGCTCTGACAAACGCAGCCTGTGACGCAGGGATTCCACTTTGTAAAGAGACAGGCAGtcagtcttttttttcactcgttAGAAGAAAGCCACAGTAGAACTTTTCTGCTCTTTGATGTTTTAGTTTTCTTATCTTACTAAGcaagagtaaaatattttgaATCCCCTCAGATAGGAAAGAACTACTTGTCAAAAGGACCATACCGTGTATATTTCATATGTGTTATGTGTCTTTCCCCGGCACACATTTCGATTTGCTCAACAGGGAAGACCGACAGCTCCATGCGAGGGTTCTGCTGAGACATGAGGAGGGCGAGGGACACCTCAGGGAGCACCCCTGTGTCCTGGGATGTCCTGTAGAACTCCACATACGCTctgagacagacaaacacagtcaaATATAAGTATGCACATTTCAACTTTATTAAGAAGATAGGAAATAACAGATATGCCACGGTGGCCTGAAGTACCTGGAGCTCTCAAAGGAAATGGTTTTGACCTGTCCACACAGGCGGAACAGAGACTGCAGCTGCTTGTAGTACAGGAAACTGTAAGGAGGGAGGTTTCTCAACTGAAAGCAACATGTGGTCTTGGGTTATTTCAACGTTTTCAAAGAACAAGTCAAAAATACAAGCGGTCCCATGAAGGTTCTGAGAGTCATTACACAGAAGATAGCTGTCAATAAGAATTATGAAGACTGTCTCTGGGCTAGGCTCTGTGGACCGTACCATCACTGTTGTTCTGGGGTTGAAGCcgctcatctctctgcaggcCATTTCGTCATCTATTTCCCCAGGAGCAAAGTAGTTGGGGTAGTAGGCACCAGCAATGACCACCTATGACAGATAAAGGTAAATCCTGAGACAAATCCTGTGTATTCACTATCTGAATACTTCTATTTAGAGTTATTAATGGATCTAACGTGTACACAGTATAGCCTCTATTAGACATGTCTAAGTGTACAATTATACGTCCAAGGATATGCACAACTGACTCTAACCTGAAGAATGAACTTCAGTCTGTGTGTGCTGGTGTAATCCAGAAGTTGTGCGTTTTCTTGCACATGCATGTTGAACTTAGACACTCGCTTCTTCAGCTCCTCGTACAGCTCTTCGACCTGGACAGTGAGGTAATGCATATGAGGTCTGATCATCTGGTCATCAATTTGAGAGCTAAAATCAAAGTTCATTCTGTGCATCAAAAGTGTCTTTGTCAGAATCAAACAGATTGTAGATTTAAAGTCTCTCTTTACAACGTTCAGGAAAGCCCCTGAATGAGACACTTCCTTTCTTGGTAATACTTGACTACAGACTGCAGGATTAATGCCCACTGTTCACTGCCAGACACGGATGCCAGTAATGTGGCTGGATGAAGTCCAGTGCTCTTTGCTTCATCTCAGTACCTCCCTGATCCTCTTGATCTGAATGAAGTTCTCCTTTCCCCAGTTCAGCTCGTCCTAAGGGAAGAAAGCAgccagagcaaagaaaatgcaaCACTTCAacataaaaatgcagaaaatgaacAAGTGCTGTATTCAAAACTATCCTCTAAAAcgttttttctgctgcagattcatttaaaaaaacatctaaaatgaagaaaactcATTTGTACTTCCCTTCAGCAACCTCTTTGTCCATGTTAGCTCCGTGCTTTAAATCATTCTTTGTTGATATATTAACAACAGAACAGGCTCATTATAATTCCTTCAATGTCAGCCTTGTTTAAGATCATTTAAGACTAAATAAATAAGGGAAGCATTTCAAAATATGTCTCTGTACTACAAAACAGGAGACTAGCTGTATTTTTTGACCTGTGAGAAATAAAGTCAGTGTATTGTTTTCATGTCTGTGAGCTtatgtttggttgtttgttttgttcaccTTGGGGTGTCTTAGCTGTCCTTTCTTCTTGGCAGAGTACCATGCctaagagacagagacagagagagagagagagagagagagagagagaaagaggaaggccTTCAGGCAAATATGTAAATCCATCAAATAAGAAAACGTGCTGTAAACATGGCATCACACACATTACCTTAAAGGCGTTGACAAAAGATATGGAGTCACTTAGCGTGCCATGGGCGAAGGCAAACTTGCTCCTGAAACACCACAAATGATTCAGTGcacaaagaacaacacataaaatACATTGAACCAAATCTGCGTCTGCTCCACAACAGGCAGGTCAGAGCATCTTCAGGGTCTGCAAACTGGGTTGTGTAGGAATCTACATGAGCACTGCAACCAAGATGTGCTGTTTGCCAAAATATATTCATGAATATTGAAAGAGGGAAACTACATGTTGAAGAAAATGGCGCATGAATAGCAAAGTATGCATTAAAAGAGAGCTTAAACAGACAtctgactttgttttttgttttttttacagattactTAGAGCTTTGTTTTTCCAGAGAACGTATCATGTCTGGACTTTCACTGTTTGGCGTCATAGCTGACAAAGGTTTTATGGGAATCAAGAAGTAAATGTGAGTCAGTGGTTGAAAGAGAGTTCTTGACAACTTTGAATTACATGATGATAAAAGTGTCCCAAATACGATGTGTCACTTCAGTGGGACACAACTTTGATTTACACTGACAGCCTGTTAGTCAGTAAATGAGTGTAGCTGCTGGATGTGACTCACCTGTGGCCGGCAAGCTGCTGCATGGACGGAATGGCAAAGAAACTCTTCAGAGAGTGTGAGgcagctgaggagaggagaaaatgatGTTTAATAGGTCACTAAAACGTATTACATGCACATATACATGTTTAAGATGAGTGCAGTCCGGACAGATTAACAAAGACTGACCTATGATGAGGCACTCATCCAGGCATCCAAAGACGTGGCCCAGGACTATCAGCTTCCCCAGGTACACGTTAACAGGTAGGTGGGCCAGCACTATGCCAAGGAACGTTAACTCGCCATCGTCATTATGACCCTTGCCAACGCTTTCTGCAGATATTGCACCCATCTACAGAGCAAACATCCAGATGTCATGATGAAAAAAGGATTTACTTACTGCATTGAGTCAATCCAGTCCTAAAAGCTTACATCAAAGCAACACTTTCACCAATAACGCCTCATGCTCCAGTTGACATTTCAAAGCGAAAATTCAGTTTGTCACGCTACTTTTATTCTatgtgtgctatgtgcatgtgattgaggaatagcatagatattccactgtacttgcatgaaatttggttgttttagtcaggattatgctaaaatatatttcctccaactatatttaagttccttattaagagccaaccttcaatttagtaaatgcCTGGTTTATaaccataaattcccatggaaagtttccaactttgaaaattcccagaattttccAACCCTAGTAGTGCCTTTTGTCTTGGTGTCATCTGTCTCTACGTATTACGAATTTCTGGGTGTACCAGGACATTATTTCCCATATTTATTGTAAAGTACTTTCAACCTGCTTTTAAAAAGAGTACAGTACAAAAATCAAAGGTGTATATTTTGTtagtgatggagagaaaccagaaTTaagcacacacatatataatgACACAGCACTGCCTTTCATAACAGTCAACTAAAACACTGGATGATGCAAACAGCGGCTGGCATTAAGATCCTTTGAGAGAACTCCTGGTCTAATACTTAGTGACAGAGCTGGGTGGTCAGCCATCTGCCAAAATACAGCCAGACATTCCTGACTGCTCGTCTAGACGGTCCGTGGCTCACTCAATCTGCACTTTTTTCCCTCCTACCTCTTTAAGCTGAAGCACCGTCCTCACTATGTCACTCAGGTCTGGGGGAGAGAGTGCAGTGGAGAGAAGGGAGCGAGGATCTCCCATGTCCAGCAACTTCACCTTCAACATGATGGTGGCCAATGGGGCAAGCTGAGAGAGAGTTAAGCAGTAAGACGGGGAATGATTGTGGCATCGAAGTTAAAGCAGCTTTGAAAAAAAGGATGATAATATTCGGGCGTCTGTTAATTCTCTTACCAGCATCTCAGGGGTCATGTACTCTGGGATCTCATTGCACCAGAACTCTTTGGGGATAAAGCGGTAACAGTATCCCTTAGACACTCGACCTGCTCTGCCTTAAAGAGGGAATAATCGATATAAGAGGATTGAAGCGGAGAAGATTGTTAACACCGAGGAGATCCAGTTATCTGCAGGAAGTAGTCTACCTTTTCTCTGGTTACAGTTGGTTTTGGAGGCCCAGGTGAGACGCAGCGACTGATAGTTGGTGTCTTGGTCACAGACCATGCGACGGGCCAGGCAGAAGTCGATGACTATGGTAGGAAAAAACACCAATGTCAACATAGATTTCAttcttttaataaaaacaattcatTAAGGAAACACATAGAGCCATactgaggaaaagaaaaagacagaaccGTATTTGACGTCTGGAACGGTCACTGAGCTTTCAGCGATGTTGGTGGAGAGGATGACCTGTTAGGATGAGGAGATCTTTAGTGAAGCGCACAGGGAAAAAAACCCTGTGAGGAAGAACAAGATATATGGCTTTTTTACCTTCCTGTATCCAGGGACAGGGATGAGAAACACACCATTCTGCTCCTCCAGAGTGACACTGGAGTGGAGAGAATAAACCTGCAACctgaacaacaaacaaaaaatcctcAGAATGTAACGTAACATTTCTAAAAAGGTAAAGCTCAGAATAAAAAGTGGTATGACAAGTAGAGATGATAATATGCGTCATTTTTAACGAAGGAAAACATGGACAGAAAAAGAGGACTCAAGGCCAACAAAGAGGTACATCAAAGTACTCACCGTTTGTGAACCAGCTTGACCAAAGCCTCATGCATGAAGCTTATTTCATGCAAACCAGGAAGGAAAACGAGAACGCTGCCCTGCTCTGAAGAAGTCATGTTGCCTTTTGTATCTCCTTTCCTGCTCACAACACACAGAATGATTTATTTGAATCCCCCACCTGTTGTTGGAGATAAAGATTAAAGGCTCACCAGGAATCTTTGCCCTCCATCTCATCAAAACTCTGAATGAGACTGATGGCAAGATCGTACATCTCCACTGAAATGTGAGGGTCTTCTGGATAAGGTGACTCAGCCTGATaaggacaaacacagaaacatccaACTTCAACTGTTTTGTTTCAACACAGAGTAGCAGCAGCAAAAGCAAAGCATATTTTTTCACCTTGAATCTGAACTTTTTTTTGAGGTCATCCAGATAAAACTCCTCAATGGCATAAGGAGCACCCTCCACCTCGAACACGTAGGCAGGGATCATCTTGCCCCGAATTGGGGTGCCAAAGTAATCTGCAAACTGTCTGCAGTCAATGGTGGCTGACATCAGGAtgatctgaaaatgattttttttaagaatgtTAGTTCATCAAATGCAGGAGGAGGACGAAGGCAGGAATTTCAAATTATTCCAGAATG encodes the following:
- the tdrd9 gene encoding ATP-dependent RNA helicase TDRD9, whose translation is MKKVFTAEEITDWFISGAQFANIKLTEEAAEKSVDGAPSKDSSPCKDLDEGILKDDAEWFQKGDSAKSSAPPTLASYEYPSLPITKNRQELVSLIENNSVVVIRGATGSGKTTQVPQYILDHCNEKNVTCNIVVTQPRKIGATSIARWVAKQRKCTLGSLVGYQVGLEKMATEHTRLIYVTTGVLLQKLVATKSLTEYTHIFVDEVHERTEEMDFLLLVLRKLLHSNSRYVKIILMSATIDCRQFADYFGTPIRGKMIPAYVFEVEGAPYAIEEFYLDDLKKKFRFKAESPYPEDPHISVEMYDLAISLIQSFDEMEGKDSWKGDTKGNMTSSEQGSVLVFLPGLHEISFMHEALVKLVHKRLQVYSLHSSVTLEEQNGVFLIPVPGYRKVILSTNIAESSVTVPDVKYVIDFCLARRMVCDQDTNYQSLRLTWASKTNCNQRKGRAGRVSKGYCYRFIPKEFWCNEIPEYMTPEMLLAPLATIMLKVKLLDMGDPRSLLSTALSPPDLSDIVRTVLQLKEMGAISAESVGKGHNDDGELTFLGIVLAHLPVNVYLGKLIVLGHVFGCLDECLIIAASHSLKSFFAIPSMQQLAGHRSKFAFAHGTLSDSISFVNAFKAWYSAKKKGQLRHPKDELNWGKENFIQIKRIREVEELYEELKKRVSKFNMHVQENAQLLDYTSTHRLKFILQVVIAGAYYPNYFAPGEIDDEMACREMSGFNPRTTVMLRNLPPYSFLYYKQLQSLFRLCGQVKTISFESSRAYVEFYRTSQDTGVLPEVSLALLMSQQNPRMELSVFPVEQIEMCAGERHITHMKYTRVNVDLQSHSVSPVGVVSSSIDPDALPNHRLFVVNITEVLDVGNFWGFQADEASLEKQRRLTGEINMQTLQPVTVSLYPNLLCLAPYSEANEQNMYYRAKILHIRGNTVEVFFLDFGNTAVVDISNLKEIPSEILSHPFQAQEFQVIEMRPSAQSIILGNQWSSRARNRFSTLVKDQSLLVSLYSILHGVMRVQLHINTETTNTSVLDILVEEGHAVKAEESFDSKTNHEALTTLYRDMEAGTYVPNSVSSSWKDRKKEEKQVINGLLDHFSKSRQPCAKAKAVLHGPNSANKVQFRRLHEQTLYKTVHVEKSSINSVAVNENPQYKHQRMLVAGTVSVNASGTRILLRDTSIMPDIPGLPALVTMLFTPIMELRTNEERTCYTGALCGLGWNSQSQEGILPERDIELAFDLKFDVEDMTEINLLRGTVNRLVCGGSSGTQHLGPERIAQLQEECQDRLTRLFIKSPSREAVSPHLYEKFGKWNQVDPALKMANVEPGRAKNRGVLQLHPVTLLNS